The segment GCGGGCGGAGAGTCCGGGCAGGAAGGCGACCAGGCCGATGGCGACGGGGGCGCAGGCGGCGGCCGTCTCGGTGGCGGTCGACTCGGTGAGGATCGCCACGAAGGTGGCGAGGGTGCCGACGGTGGCGAGGAAGGTGGCGGCGACGAAGGGTGCGTCACCGCTGGGGGTGAGCGCGACCAGGGCCACCGAGGCGACGAGGACGGTGACGGAGCCGAGCAGGAACTGCAGTCGGCCGGGGCCCTGGCCGGCGTCGGGGCCGACGATGCCGGAGCCGGCGATGAGCAGCAGCGGCAGCGCGCCGAGGCCCAGGGCGACGGCGGTCGCCCGGTCGCCGTACACGCGGGCACGCACTCCGGCGAAGGCGGTGAGGAGGAATCCCGCGGCGCCCGCGATGATCCCGGGGAGGCTGTGCATGTCGTGGCGGACCGGGTCGGCGAACCACAGCACGAAGCCCATCAGGACGAGGAGCAGCACGCCGCCGACGAGTCCGGCGCCGCGCAGCAGTTCGTCGCTCCACAGGTGCCGGTCGCGGGTGACGGCGGAGGCGACGGCGTCGGACACGTCGTCGTAGACGGCCGGCGGCAGGGACTGGGCGAACGGGCGCAGGGAGAGCACCTCGCCGTCGAGGACCTGCTGGGCCGCGAGGGTGCGGGCCCCGTCGAGGACGGATCCGTCCCGGCGGACCAGGTGGTAGCCCGTGGGCGTACCGGCGGCCTGTGTCTGTCCGGTGAGCCGCAGGATCTCCGGGTAGACGTCGGCGACGGCGATGTCCTCGGGGAGTGCGACGTCGATGCGGCTGTCCGGCGCCACGACGGTGACGCGGCAGAAGCCGGTCGCTGCGGTCGTACTCACGTGTCTGGACCCCCTGATTCGCGGTTGCGCACGATGCGCGCGCCACCCTACCGGGGACGGGGGGTGGGGGCTGCAAGTAGGATCGCCGTCCCATGGGGGAAGTCCGTGCGCTCGGCTGCCGACAGGGGTGCCGTGCGGATGCTCCCGCCACGAGCCCGCCTCCAACGAGGGATTGATGCGCCGGTGAGCCAGATCGTCGTCAAACGCCCGCCGAGGTCACTTCCGCCGGAAGTGCCCGGTGAGGAACTGATCCTGG is part of the Streptomyces sp. NBC_00250 genome and harbors:
- the eccD gene encoding type VII secretion integral membrane protein EccD, which codes for MSTTAATGFCRVTVVAPDSRIDVALPEDIAVADVYPEILRLTGQTQAAGTPTGYHLVRRDGSVLDGARTLAAQQVLDGEVLSLRPFAQSLPPAVYDDVSDAVASAVTRDRHLWSDELLRGAGLVGGVLLLVLMGFVLWFADPVRHDMHSLPGIIAGAAGFLLTAFAGVRARVYGDRATAVALGLGALPLLLIAGSGIVGPDAGQGPGRLQFLLGSVTVLVASVALVALTPSGDAPFVAATFLATVGTLATFVAILTESTATETAAACAPVAIGLVAFLPGLSARFARLPIGYAAPRSATDDEFHGDPQQTPGEELQPVDGERIALQARRGHEMLLGLVGGCAAVVVGSAAVLGFAGNVWGQFLALAAGLAMLLRARLFRYTSQVACVLVAGIAAIALLVLGLSLNPPVDLIKDFLMYGDRGPLDIRTIWLTAAVAAGAALITAIGLIIPRKGLSPFWGRLLDLAEGVVLLSLVPLCLAVLDVFTTVRSLTSK